One window from the genome of Kaistella carnis encodes:
- a CDS encoding MarR family winged helix-turn-helix transcriptional regulator, translated as MELNLIIDILSELDNFQRKQPSNSTTLEDFRLYLNEQAYEKETPRNLTEKFDLDVYDLENEIAKQVIMLGRYSKQLIKKSLENHPDLVNEDFTYLFRMMDYPSLTKMQLIEKNAHEKQSGIEIIKRLVRNGLFVESPDANDKRSTRISVTEKGKKVFKESMKDITIVSKIMCGRLTDDEKIQLLESLKKLNTFHHTVYTNLKNEEPREILKMVHNDR; from the coding sequence ATGGAATTAAATTTAATCATCGACATTCTTTCTGAACTGGATAATTTTCAACGAAAACAACCCAGCAATTCAACGACTTTAGAAGATTTTCGTCTATACTTAAATGAACAGGCTTACGAGAAGGAGACTCCCCGGAATCTTACAGAAAAATTCGATTTGGACGTCTATGATCTGGAAAATGAAATTGCAAAGCAAGTCATTATGTTAGGTAGATATTCTAAGCAATTGATCAAGAAATCACTGGAAAATCATCCAGATCTGGTCAACGAAGATTTCACATATCTTTTCAGAATGATGGATTATCCATCATTAACGAAGATGCAGTTGATCGAGAAAAATGCACATGAAAAACAATCGGGTATTGAAATTATTAAACGTTTAGTTCGAAATGGTCTTTTTGTCGAAAGTCCGGATGCTAATGATAAACGAAGTACCAGGATTTCAGTGACAGAAAAGGGGAAAAAAGTATTTAAGGAATCTATGAAAGACATTACCATCGTTTCTAAAATAATGTGTGGTAGATTGACCGATGACGAAAAAATCCAGTTGTTGGAATCCCTAAAAAAGCTCAATACTTTTCACCATACCGTTTATACGAATTTAAAAAATGAAGAACCAAGGGAAATTTTGAAAATGGTGCATAATGACCGATAA
- a CDS encoding cryptochrome/photolyase family protein, translating to MTDKLTIFWFRRDLRLSDNHGLLKALEFSENVLPIFIFDVEILSKIENKADKRVDYIFQVLKILNQHLEKTGTSIKIYYGKPLEIFKELVQDNDIEAVFCNEDYEPSAIKRDLEIKEYLNKNKIDFHSFKDQVHFHKDEILKSDGTPYTIYTPYSKQWLLKYTSDNVENYASEKLLKHFCDVEKQTISLKEIGFEETGYVFEAPVISSDLIKSYHETRNFPTVKTSEMSVHLRFGTISVRKLAAASAKLNQTYLKELIWREFFMQILYHFPKVVHQSFKKKYDHISWLYDDDILKKWQEGKTGYPIVDAGMRQLNETGFMHNRVRMVCASFFTKHLLMDWRIGEAYFAEKLLDYDLSANNGNWQWSAGSGCDSAPYFRIFNPEEQQKKFDPDFKYIKKWVKEYGTDEYPEPIVDHKFARERALETYKKGLESAEAIKN from the coding sequence ATGACCGATAAATTAACGATTTTTTGGTTTCGACGCGACTTAAGATTGTCTGATAATCACGGACTTTTAAAAGCTTTGGAATTCTCAGAAAATGTGTTGCCCATCTTTATTTTTGATGTTGAAATTTTGTCAAAAATTGAAAATAAGGCCGATAAACGCGTTGACTATATTTTTCAGGTTTTAAAGATTCTGAATCAACATCTTGAAAAAACGGGTACGTCGATTAAAATATACTACGGAAAACCCCTCGAAATATTTAAAGAGTTAGTCCAGGATAATGATATTGAAGCGGTTTTTTGCAATGAAGATTACGAACCATCTGCGATTAAAAGAGATCTGGAGATTAAAGAATATTTGAATAAAAATAAAATCGATTTTCACAGCTTTAAAGATCAGGTTCACTTTCATAAAGACGAAATACTAAAATCTGATGGCACGCCTTATACCATTTACACGCCTTATTCGAAGCAATGGCTCTTAAAATACACCTCCGATAACGTAGAAAATTACGCAAGCGAAAAATTACTGAAGCATTTCTGCGATGTGGAAAAGCAGACTATTTCTTTAAAAGAAATCGGATTTGAGGAAACGGGTTATGTTTTTGAAGCGCCCGTCATTAGTTCTGATTTAATTAAATCTTATCACGAAACGCGCAATTTTCCAACCGTAAAAACCTCGGAGATGAGTGTGCATCTTCGCTTCGGAACGATCAGTGTCCGAAAACTTGCTGCTGCATCGGCGAAACTCAATCAAACGTATTTGAAGGAATTGATCTGGCGGGAATTCTTTATGCAGATTCTTTATCATTTTCCAAAAGTAGTTCATCAATCTTTTAAGAAAAAGTATGATCATATTTCCTGGCTTTATGATGATGATATTTTGAAAAAGTGGCAGGAAGGAAAAACCGGATATCCGATTGTAGATGCGGGAATGAGACAATTAAATGAAACTGGTTTTATGCACAACCGTGTTCGAATGGTTTGTGCAAGTTTTTTCACCAAACATCTTTTAATGGACTGGCGAATTGGGGAAGCGTACTTCGCAGAGAAATTACTGGATTATGATCTTTCTGCAAACAATGGGAATTGGCAGTGGAGTGCCGGAAGCGGCTGTGATTCGGCGCCTTACTTCCGAATCTTTAATCCGGAGGAACAACAGAAAAAATTTGATCCGGATTTTAAATATATCAAGAAATGGGTCAAAGAATATGGAACCGATGAATATCCAGAACCCATTGTGGACCATAAATTTGCCCGAGAGCGCGCGTTAGAAACCTATAAAAAAGGACTGGAATCCGCTGAGGCGATCAAGAATTAA